Proteins co-encoded in one Nitrospirota bacterium genomic window:
- the hisI gene encoding phosphoribosyl-AMP cyclohydrolase produces the protein MNIIEQLKYDERGLIPAIIQDYENNEVLMMAYMNREAIEKTLETGLCHYWSRSRQKLWMKGETSGNVQKLKEIFYDCDEDTLLIKVEQVGSGACHTGERTCFYRRILKT, from the coding sequence ATGAATATAATAGAACAACTCAAATACGATGAAAGGGGATTAATCCCTGCCATAATTCAGGATTACGAAAACAATGAGGTACTCATGATGGCATATATGAACAGAGAGGCTATTGAAAAAACCTTGGAGACAGGTCTCTGCCACTACTGGAGTAGGTCGAGACAGAAACTCTGGATGAAAGGTGAGACCTCAGGGAATGTTCAGAAGTTAAAAGAGATATTCTACGACTGCGATGAGGACACCCTCCTTATAAAAGTCGAACAGGTTGGCTCTGGCGCCTGCCACACAGGCGAGAGGACATGCTTCTATAGGAGGATTTTAAAAACCTGA
- a CDS encoding adenosine-specific kinase → MEFKAVKIDVPEGCNVILGQTHFIKSVEDLYEIIITSVSQARFGIAFSEASGSCLVRTEGNDPSLIDTAARNVLDVASGHFFCIILKDAYPINILNAIKMCQEVCSIYCATANPVEVAVIETEQGRGVIGVVDGFKPKGIEGEEDKKHRKEFLRKIGYKR, encoded by the coding sequence ATGGAATTTAAGGCTGTAAAAATCGATGTCCCGGAAGGCTGTAATGTGATTCTCGGACAGACACATTTTATAAAATCCGTTGAAGACCTTTATGAAATAATCATCACCTCTGTGTCACAGGCAAGGTTTGGCATCGCTTTTTCAGAGGCATCTGGTTCGTGCCTTGTCAGGACAGAAGGGAACGATCCATCACTTATAGATACCGCAGCAAGGAATGTCCTCGATGTCGCCTCAGGGCATTTCTTCTGTATTATCCTCAAAGACGCATATCCGATAAACATACTCAATGCTATCAAGATGTGCCAGGAGGTCTGCTCCATATATTGTGCCACTGCAAACCCTGTCGAAGTCGCCGTCATAGAAACCGAACAGGGGAGAGGTGTGATTGGTGTTGTTGATGGGTTTAAGCCAAAAGGAATCGAAGGTGAAGAAGATAAAAAACACAGAAAGGAATTCTTGAGGAAGATAGGGTATAAAAGATGA
- a CDS encoding DUF116 domain-containing protein, producing MKGRGLFIALSFVTLLFISLFVAAIWLTLSPWMERIYPSLPKILGVIFLLAIVTVGATLLFIGIGIFKGSRHLELFRGIYLKLFYPVMTLLGKFIGIQRDKLHRILIDTNNLIVRSIPRTVKPERLLVLLPHCLQFNECKIRITGNVYNCAGCGKCKVKDLTELAKEEDLHIFVATGGSLARRIVEKERPQGIVAVACERELWTGLPDVYPLPVLAIINDRPYGPCFNTSVDIDTVKDALKFFIGK from the coding sequence ATGAAGGGTAGAGGATTATTTATTGCCCTTTCGTTCGTGACACTATTATTTATATCGCTGTTCGTTGCAGCGATATGGCTCACTTTATCACCATGGATGGAAAGGATATATCCATCTCTTCCAAAGATTCTTGGTGTGATATTTCTACTTGCTATTGTGACGGTTGGCGCTACCCTTCTTTTCATAGGTATTGGTATCTTCAAGGGCTCCAGGCACCTTGAGTTGTTTAGAGGGATTTATCTCAAATTATTCTATCCTGTAATGACTTTACTCGGGAAATTCATCGGTATACAAAGAGATAAACTCCACAGGATATTAATTGATACTAATAATCTTATTGTTCGCTCCATTCCGAGAACCGTGAAGCCTGAAAGATTGCTTGTCCTTCTTCCACACTGCCTCCAGTTTAATGAATGCAAGATAAGGATTACAGGCAATGTCTATAACTGTGCAGGTTGTGGTAAATGCAAGGTCAAGGACCTTACAGAACTGGCAAAGGAAGAAGATCTCCATATCTTTGTTGCTACTGGTGGTTCACTCGCAAGAAGAATAGTGGAGAAAGAAAGACCACAGGGGATTGTTGCAGTAGCCTGTGAGAGAGAACTCTGGACAGGATTACCTGATGTATATCCGCTACCTGTTCTGGCGATTATTAATGATAGACCATACGGTCCCTGCTTTAATACCTCTGTGGACATAGATACTGTAAAGGATGCCCTGAAGTTTTTCATCGGGAAATAA
- the fmt gene encoding methionyl-tRNA formyltransferase translates to MKIIFFGTPEFSIPSLISLSKSEEVIEVITQPDRPKGRKRELSPPPVKIVVERLGIPLLQPERIKNAEFIKSINKLSPDVIVVVAYGKILPSEILTIPRLGCVNLHASLLPRYRGAAPINWAIINGERLTGVTTMRMDEGMDTGDILLQKEMEIENKDTAETLSIKLANTGANLLVETLKGIESGSIIPRKQDESKATFAPMLKKDDGRIDWRKSALEIHNQIRGMNPWPGAFSYIDGKRLNIWKASVNSQLSTLNSQLSSDAGLIQVIDREGIHVITGNGIIVLKELQPESRARMSAEAFANGYRIKEGMRFI, encoded by the coding sequence GTGAAGATAATTTTCTTTGGAACCCCAGAATTCTCTATTCCCTCGCTAATTTCTCTATCGAAGTCCGAAGAGGTTATCGAGGTTATCACACAGCCCGACAGACCTAAAGGAAGGAAGAGAGAATTAAGTCCACCTCCTGTAAAGATTGTGGTAGAGAGGCTCGGTATTCCTCTCCTGCAACCTGAAAGAATAAAGAATGCTGAATTTATTAAGTCCATAAATAAGTTGTCTCCTGATGTGATAGTTGTGGTAGCATACGGGAAGATACTTCCTTCTGAGATATTGACAATACCTCGATTAGGATGTGTAAACCTCCATGCCTCTCTTCTTCCAAGATACAGAGGTGCTGCTCCGATAAACTGGGCAATTATAAATGGGGAGAGATTAACAGGGGTTACAACCATGAGGATGGATGAAGGGATGGATACAGGGGATATACTGTTACAGAAAGAGATGGAGATAGAGAATAAAGATACTGCAGAAACACTCTCAATAAAACTCGCAAACACCGGCGCAAACCTCCTTGTTGAGACATTAAAAGGGATTGAATCTGGTTCAATAATCCCACGAAAACAGGACGAATCAAAGGCGACTTTTGCACCCATGCTGAAGAAAGATGATGGCAGGATTGACTGGAGGAAATCGGCACTTGAGATTCATAACCAGATAAGGGGCATGAATCCATGGCCAGGTGCATTCTCTTACATAGATGGAAAGAGATTGAATATCTGGAAAGCATCTGTCAACTCTCAACTCTCAACTCTCAACTCTCAACTCTCTTCGGATGCCGGTCTGATACAGGTCATAGACAGAGAGGGTATTCATGTGATAACGGGTAATGGTATAATAGTGTTGAAAGAACTTCAACCTGAAAGCAGGGCAAGGATGTCTGCTGAGGCATTTGCAAATGGTTACAGGATAAAAGAAGGCATGAGGTTTATATGA